From a single Clupea harengus chromosome 24, Ch_v2.0.2, whole genome shotgun sequence genomic region:
- the LOC116219235 gene encoding NLR family CARD domain-containing protein 3-like, giving the protein MSRISDVLIKKLDRLDADSFKRFKNYLERDGKIPTQKLEKAAVYDVVAMMVQAYCESNCGSVVSDILRKMDKNQLALEVDKELPSGDMAQRQMEETRAINEKPNRKRSHSPTPGEPEPWNKSEINMISEQIKTGLKRTENMFEGTEDRKKKTKNLHEIYTELYITDGVSDDVKTQHEVRQMEIQSRRESSTQDAIDCNDIFKPSPEPGEPIRTVMTKGIAGIGKSVTVQKFILDWREGRANQDVDFIFMLPFRKLNVYISDRYSLYTLLRKIHPKLPDIHNIHNIELFDKAKILFIIDGLDESKLRLEFNEGETLSQITETSSVDMLIVNLLKGNLLPSASIWVTSRPAAAHQIPRDYIDRWTEIHGFNDKQKNDYLMNKIKNKIEAGSIVKQIMDSRSLYIMCRIPVFCWILATVLNEMDTRDKGDIPKTLTAFFSYFILIQLTRNEQKNENQEQKDTTEVLKTNKDVILKLAELAYRQLEKENILFSEEDLKECKIDPHQVLEKSGMCTVVFASHDVILRKKLYSFVHLCVQEFLAALFVFHSFSSSNFEVLKSFAMEGKQLHDLLKSAVRRSLQSQKGHLDLFLRFLLGISLEPNQKLFEGLLTPMQKSSESVKMAVQYIKETIKTHGQSTERCMNLLLCLLELKDCSLHEEVQAYVQSGELLSPAVCSTLAYMMLVSEDTQDEFDLMKFKTTNKGRMRLVIAVRNCKKGR; this is encoded by the exons ATGAGCCGAATCTCAGATGTGTTGATAAAGAAGCTGGACCGTCTTGACGCGGACAGCTTCAAAAGGTTCAAGAACTACCTTGAACGCGATGGCAAAATCCCCACCCAGAAGTTGGAGAAGGCTGCAGTATACGATGTAGTGGCCATGATGGTGCAGGCCTACTGTGAGAGCAACTGTGGCAGTGTCGTGTCGGACATCTTGAGGAAGATGGACAAAAACCAGTTGGCCTTGGAAGTGGATAAGGAACTGCCATCAG GTGACATGGCACAGAGACAAATGGAGGAGACACGAGCCATTAACGAGAAGCCAAACAGGAAGCGGAGTCACTCTCCAACACCGGG AGAGCCTGAGCCATGGAATAAATCTG aAATAAACATGATCAGTGAACAAATCAAGACAGGATTAAAGAGAACAGAAAACATGTTTGAAGGTacagaagacagaaaaaagaagacaaaaaatcTCCAtgagatctacacagagctgtACATCACAGATGGAGTGAGCGATGACGTGAAAACTCAACATGAGGTTCGACAAATGGAGATACAGTCCCGAAGGGAAAGCTCTACACAAGATGCCATCGACTGCAATGACATTTTCAAACCATCACCGGAACCAGGAGAACCAATCAGAACAGTCATGACTAAAGGGATTGCTGGCATTGGGAAGAGCGTGACcgtgcagaagttcattctggactggagagaaggaagagccAATCAAGATGTCGATTTCATCTTCATGCTGCCTTTCCGTAAACTGAATGTCTACATCAGTGACAGGTACAGTCTGTACACACTTCTCCGCAAGATTCACCCCAAACTACCAGACATCCACAACATCCACAACATTGAGCTGTTTGACAAAGCCAAGATATTATTCATCATAGATGGTCTAGACGAGAGTAAACTTCGCCTAGAGTTTAATGAGGGGGAGACTTTGTCACAAATAACGGAGACCTCGTCAGTGGACATGCTGATCGTCAACCTACTGAAGGGGAATCTACTGCCGTCGGCCTCCATTTGGGTCACGTCCCGTCCGGCAGCAGCACACCAGATTCCCCGGGATTATATCGATCGGTGGACGGAGATCCATGGTTTCAATGATAAACAGAAGAATGACTACCTCATGAACAAAATCAAGAATAAAATCGAAGCTGGCAGTATCGTGAAACAGATTATGGATTCCAGgagcctctacatcatgtgccGCATACCTGTATTCTGCTGGATTTTAGCCACTGTGCTGAATGAGATGGATACCAGGGACAAGGGAGACATCCCAAAAACACTGACtgcatttttttcttatttcatCCTGATTCAGCTTACGAGGAACGAGCAGAAGAATGAGAATCAAGAACAAAAAGATACCACGGAGGTACTAAAGACCAACAAAGACGTGATCCTGAAACTTGCGGAGTTGGCATACAGACAGCTGGAAAAGGAAAATATACTCTTTTCAGAGGAGGACCTGAAAGAGTGCAAAATTGACCCCCACCAAGTCCTGGAGAAATCAGGCATGTGCACAGTAGTCTTTGCCTCGCACGATGTGATCCTCAGGAAGAAGCTCTACAGCTTTGTGCACCTGTGCGTTCAGGAGTTTCTGGcagctctgtttgtgtttcattCATTCTCCTCCAGCAACTTTGAGGTGCTGAAGTCCTTCGCCATGGAAGGGAAGCAGCTGCACGACTTGCTGAAGAGCGCTGTGAGGAGGTCCCTGCAGAGCCAGAAAGGACACCTGGACCTTTTCCTCCGCTTCCTTCTAGGCATCTCACTGGAGCCCAACCAGAAGCTTTTTGAAGGGCTACTCACACCCATGCAGAAAAGCTCAGAGAGCGTCAAGATGGCAGTCCAGTACATCAAGGAGACCATCAAGACACACGGCCAGTCAACAGAAAGATGCATGAATCTTCTGCTCTGCCTGCTGGAGCTGAAGGACTGCTCCCTGCATGAAGAAGTCCAAGCATACGTGCAGTCAGGGGAACTGCTTTCTCCTGCTGTGTGCTCAACTCTGGCCTACATGATGCTGGTGTCTGAGGATACGCAGGACGAGTTTGACCTGATGAAGTTCAAAACAACAAATAAGGGGAGAATGAGGCTGGTTATTGCTGTCAGGAACTGCAAAAAGGGCCGGTGA